Below is a window of Paraburkholderia kururiensis DNA.
GTGATCGAAGCCTTAGTTTAGGCGAGCATGGAGTCCTTGTAAATCATAGACTTCCAGGTTCTTCAGGTAACGCAGGCCCTCCACCGCGGCACGCGCGCCCGACATGGTCGTGTAGTACGTGACCTTGTTTGCCTGTGCGCTCATGCGGATGGAACGCGAGTCCGCGATCGCCGATCGGGTCTCGTCCACCGTCGTGAACACGAGCGCGATCTCGCCGTTCTTGATCATGTCGACGATGTGCGGACGGCCGTCCTTCACCTTGTTCACCACCTTCACCGGCACGCCGGCCGCCTGGATGGCCGCAGCCGTGCCGCGCGTCGCGACGATCGGGTAGCCGAGTTCGTGCAGCATGCGCGCGACTTCGACCGCCTTCGGCTTGTCGGCGTCCATCACGGTGAGCAGCACCGTGCCGGACTCCGGCAGGCGCGAACCCGCTGCGAGCTGCGACTTGAAGAGCGCCTCGCCGAAGGTCTTGCCCACGCCCATCACTTCGCCGGTCGAACGCATTTCCGGTCCGAGCACCGGGTCGACGGTCGGGAACTTGACGAACGGGAACACCGCTTCCTTCACGCTGAAGTAAGGCGGCACCACTTCGCGCGTCACGCCCTGCTCCGCGAGTTTCTGACCCACCATCGCACGGGCGGCGATCTTCGCGAGCGGCAGGCTGGTCGCCTTCGAAACGTACGGCACCGTACGCGACGCACGCGGATTCACTTCGAGCACGTAGATCACATCGCGCTTCGAGCCGTCATCTTGCGGGACCTGCTGGATCGCAAACTGCACGTTCATCAGGCCGACTACGTTGAGCGCCTTCGCCATTGCGGCCGTCTGGCGCTTGAGCTCGGCAACCGTTTCCTGCGAGAGCGAATACGGCGGCAGCGAGCACGCCGAGTCGCCCGAGTGCACGCCGGCCTGCTCGATGTGTTCCATCACGCCGCCGATGAACACGGCCTCGCCGTCCGAGATGCAATCCACGTCGCACTCGATGGCGTCGTTGAGGAAGCGGTCGAGCAGCACCGGCGAGTCGTTCGAAACCTTCACGGCCTCGCGCATGTAGCGTTCGAGGTCGCGCGGCTCGTGCACGATTTCCATGGCGCGGCCGCCCAGCACATACGACGGGCGCACGACGAGCGGATAGCCGATCTCGTCGGCCAGCTTGAGTGCCTCGTCTTCGGTACGCGCGGTGCGGTTGGGCGGCTGACGCAGATTCAGGTCCTGCAGCAGCTTCTGGAAACGCTCGCGGTCTTCCGCCGCGTCGATCATGTCAGGCGACGTACCGACGATAGGCACGCCGTTCGCCTCGAGGTCGAGCGCGAGCTTGAGCGGCGTCTGGCCGCCGTACTGCACGATCACGCCGAGCGGCTTTTCCTTGTCGACGATTTCGAGCACGTCTTCGAGCGTGAGCGGTTCGAAGTACAGACGGTCCGACGTGTCGTAGTCGGTGGAAACGGTCTCGGGGTTGCAGTTCACCATGATCGTTTCGTAACCGTCTTCGCGCATCGCGAGGGCGGCATGCACGCAGCAGTAGTCGAATTCGATCCCCTGGCCGATGCGGTTCGGGCCACCGCCCAGCACCATGATCTTCTTCTTGTCGGTGGGCTGCGCTTCGCACTCTTCCTCGTAGGTCGAGTACATGTACGCGGTCTTCGTGGCGAACTCGGCTGCGCACGTATCCACGCGCTTGTACACGGGGCGCACGTTGAGTTCGATGCGGCGGCGGCGCACGTCGGTCTGCGTCGCGCCCAGCAGCTTCGCGAGGCGTCGGTCCGAGAAGCCGCTCTGCTTGAGGAAGTACAGTTCTTCCTTCGAAAGGCTCGCGAGCGTGCGGCCGGCGAGCGCCTTCTCCTTAAGCACGATCTGTTCGATCTGTGCGAGGAACCACGGATCGATCGACGTTTCCTCGAACACTTCCTCTCGCGTCATGCCGAGGCGGAACGCGTCGCCCACATACCAGATGCGGTCGGGACCAGCCTCGCCGATCTGGCGGATCACTTCGTCGCGGTTCGTGGTCTTTTCGTCGAGCCCGTCCACGCCCACTTCGAGACCGCGCAGCGCCTTCTGGAACGACTCCTGGAACGTGCGGCCGATGGCCATCACTTCGCCCACAGACTTCATCTGCGTCGTCAAGCGCGGGTCGGCTTCGCGGAATTTCTCGAATGCGAAGCGCGGAATCTTAGTGACCACGTAGTCGATGGTCGGTTCGAACGAGGCCGGCGTCTGCCCGCCCGTGATCTCGTTCTTGAGTTCGTCGAGCGTGTAGCCCACGGCGAGCTTCGCCGCGACCTTCGCGATGGGGAAGCCCGTCGCCTTCGACGCGAGCGCCGACGAACGCGACACGCGCGGGTTCATCTCGATCACGATCATGCGGCCGTTCTGCGGATTGATCGAGAACTGCACGTTCGAGCCGCCCGTATCCACACCGATCTCGCGCAGCACCGCGAGCGAGGCATCGCGCAGGATCTGGTATTCCTTGTCTGTGAGCGTTTGCGCCGGCGCGACGGTGATCGAGTCGCCGGTATGAATGCCCATCGGGTCGAGGTTCTCGATCGAGCACACGATAATGCAGTTGTCCTTTCTATCGCGGACCACTTCCATCTCGTACTCTTTCCAGCCCAACAGCGATTCTTCGATCAGAAGCTCGCGCGTGGGCGAAAGATCGAGCCCACGCTTGCAGATCTCCTCGAACTCTTCGCGGTTGTACGCAATGCCGCCGCCCGAGCCGCCCAGCGTGAACGAAGGACGGATCACGATAGGGTAGCCGCCGGTGCCGGTGGCCTGCGCGATTTCCGCGTGCACCTTGAGCGCCTCTTCCATCGAGTGCGCCGTGCCCGACTTCGCCGAGCCAAGGCCGATCTTCGTCATCGCGTCCTTGAACTTCTGGCGGTCTTCGGCCTTGTCGATGGCCTCGGGCGACGCGCCGATCAGCTCGACGCCGTACTTCGCCAGCACGCCTTCGCGGAACAGGTCGAGCGCGCAGTTGAGCGCGGTCTGACCGCCCATCGTCGGCAGGATCGCGTCCGGGCGTTCCTTCGCGATGATGCGCTCCACCACTTCCCACGTGATCGGCTCGATGTAGGTGACGTCGGCCGTGTTCGGGTCGGTCATGATCGTCGCCGGATTGCTATTGACGAGAATGACCTTGTAGCCCTCCTCCCGCAACGCCTTGCACGCCTGCGCGCCCGAATAATCGAACTCGCACGCCTGGCCGATGATGATCGGACCGGCGCCGATGATGAGGATGCTCTTGATGTCTGTCCGCTTGGGCATAACGCTCTCGTAGATGTATTCCTGTGTTCCTTGCTTGCTCGCGCGCCTGGGCGGCTGCGTGATTCGCGCTGCCTGCGCTGCGTCGTTCGTGCCGGGTCTTTACGCGGCAGCCGTGCGGTCCGTCGCGCCGGCGTTGCGGGCGGCGTCCATCAGCGCCGTGAACCGGTCGAACAGATAGCCGATGTCGTGCGGCCCCGGCGATGCCTCCGGGTGACCCTGGAAGCAGAACGCCGGCTTGTCGGTCAGCGCGAAGCCCTGCAGCGTGCCGTCGAACAGCGACACGTGCGTCACACGCGCGTTGGCGGGCAGCGTATCGGCATCCACGGCGAAGCCATGGTTCTGCGACGTAATCACGACGCGGCCGTCCGCGAGATCCTTCACCGGGTGGTTCGCGCCGTGGTGGCCGGTCTTCATCTTCATCGTCTTTGCGCCGACGGCGAGCCCCATGATCTGGTGGCCGAGGCAAATGCCGAACGTCGGAATGCCGCGCGCGATGAATTCTTTCGTGGCCGCGATGGCGTAGTCGCACGGCTCCGGGTCGCCGGGGCCGTTCGAGAGAAAGATGCCGTCAGGATTGAGCGCGAGCGCGTCGGCGGCGCTCGCCTGCGCCGGCAGCACGGTCACGTGGCAGCCGCGCTGCGCGAGCATGCGCAGAATGTTGTGCTTCACGCCGTAGTCGAATGCGACCACGCGATACTTCGGCTCGTTCTGCACGCCGTAGCCTTCGCCCAGTTGCCATTCGGTCGTAGTCCAGACGTATTCGCGCTGCGTCGAGACCACCTTCGCGAGGTCCATGCCGGCAAGGCCGGGGAACGAGCGCGCCAGTTCGACGGCCTGGGCCTCGTCGGCCGAGCCCGCTACGATCGCGCCGTTTTGCGCGCCCTTGTCGCGCAGGATACGCGTGAGCTTGCGCGTGTCGATGCCCGCGATCGCGACCACGTTTTCGTCGCGCAGATAGTCAGAAAGCGAACGCTCCATGCGGAAGTTCGACGCGAGCCCCGGCAGGTCGCGAATGATGAGACCGGCGGCATGGACTTTCGTGGCTTCGACGTCTTCAGCGTTGACGCCGACGTTGCCGATGTGCGGATACGTGAGGGTGACGATCTGGCGGGCGTAGCTCGGGTCGGTCAGGATTTCCTGATAGCCCGTCATGGCCGTGTTAAACACGACTTCGCCGATGGTGTGGCCCGGCGCGCCGATCGAGTAACCACGAAAGACCGTGCCGTCGGCAAGCGCGAGCAAAGCAGGAGAAAAAGACGGCAACACGGGAGACTCCTTGGGGGAACACCCTGTTGCCGACCTGTTGATCCGACCGTACGGGCTGAAGCGGCGGCATCGTTCGATGCGCGCGAGAGCCCGGTCGCGGCTGGCGGCAGGCGTCGCGCTCGCGGCGGGCGGCCCCGGCTCTGAACGAGCGGACCGGACGGGAGCTGCGGCGCGCCTTCCGCTGCCTGTTGCGTCCATATTGCGTGCGAATGCACGCCGACGCGCGGCGGATGAACGGTTTGGAGGAGGTAGGCGCTAGGGTGCGGGTTGATAAGCTGAAACTTTCGAATTATAGCCTGAAAGCGAGGTTATCTTCAAATGCGGGGCCGTTCGGGCCAGAACCACGGCGGTTCGCTGGCTGCGCATTCACTATAAGTCCACGGAGGTACGATGGGCGGCGGATCGGTTCGGTGCCGCGCGTGCGAGCGAAGCTCGGAATCACGACCCACGAACACTGGAACGGCACCGCGCTTCACCCTGCATCCAACCCGCCTCGGGTCGCGTCGCTCAGAACTGCCGCTCGGCCGAAAGCGCCGCCGATTCCGCCATCGCCGGACCCGGCAGGACATACCACACCGCACTTGCGATCTGCAGGGCAATCAGGATGCCCCAGGCAGCGAGATGCGCCGCCCGCGGATAATGGCCACCCGTTTCCGGCCAGTGCGACAGCACGGCCCCCACGCCGATCTGAAAACCGAATATGAGCAGAAAGATCACGAGCGTGAGTGTCGTATTGGCACGCCCGATCAGATGCGCCGGGAAATGGCGCGCCATCACCGCGTAACTGAGGATGCCCGTACCGCCAAAGAATCCGTAAGCGGCCCACAAAAAACCAGCGGGCAGCGGCGCGTCGCACACGATCAACACCTGGGTAACGACGAACAGCGCCATGCCGATGCCGCAAAACGCGTGCAGGGAAACGCCTCGGCGCTCAAGGCTGCGAGCCGCCGCGCCGAAGCCCACGCAGCCCGCCATCATCGCGAATCCCAGCACCGATACGAGCGCGGCAGCGGATGGCCCCGTGAAGCGCCCGACATCGCGCAACCATGCGCCGACCCACAGCGATTGCATCGCGTAAAAGACGCCTTGCGTGACGACGGAGAACGACGCCATCCTCCAGAACGCCGCGCTGCGCATGATGTGCCAGGTGCCCTTGAACTGGTTCACGAGGCCACCCTGACGATGCCGCGGGTCATGCACTTCCGGCGCACCGAGCCAGAGCGCGACAGACACGCCCACCGTAAGCACGCCTAGCCCGATACACACCATGCGCCAGCCCGCGAACGTCAACAGCCACGTGAGCGGCGATCCAACCGCGACGCCACCCAATCCGCCGACCGCCATCACCAGTCCATTCATGAGCGGCAGTC
It encodes the following:
- the carA gene encoding glutamine-hydrolyzing carbamoyl-phosphate synthase small subunit — protein: MLPSFSPALLALADGTVFRGYSIGAPGHTIGEVVFNTAMTGYQEILTDPSYARQIVTLTYPHIGNVGVNAEDVEATKVHAAGLIIRDLPGLASNFRMERSLSDYLRDENVVAIAGIDTRKLTRILRDKGAQNGAIVAGSADEAQAVELARSFPGLAGMDLAKVVSTQREYVWTTTEWQLGEGYGVQNEPKYRVVAFDYGVKHNILRMLAQRGCHVTVLPAQASAADALALNPDGIFLSNGPGDPEPCDYAIAATKEFIARGIPTFGICLGHQIMGLAVGAKTMKMKTGHHGANHPVKDLADGRVVITSQNHGFAVDADTLPANARVTHVSLFDGTLQGFALTDKPAFCFQGHPEASPGPHDIGYLFDRFTALMDAARNAGATDRTAAA
- the carB gene encoding carbamoyl-phosphate synthase large subunit; protein product: MPKRTDIKSILIIGAGPIIIGQACEFDYSGAQACKALREEGYKVILVNSNPATIMTDPNTADVTYIEPITWEVVERIIAKERPDAILPTMGGQTALNCALDLFREGVLAKYGVELIGASPEAIDKAEDRQKFKDAMTKIGLGSAKSGTAHSMEEALKVHAEIAQATGTGGYPIVIRPSFTLGGSGGGIAYNREEFEEICKRGLDLSPTRELLIEESLLGWKEYEMEVVRDRKDNCIIVCSIENLDPMGIHTGDSITVAPAQTLTDKEYQILRDASLAVLREIGVDTGGSNVQFSINPQNGRMIVIEMNPRVSRSSALASKATGFPIAKVAAKLAVGYTLDELKNEITGGQTPASFEPTIDYVVTKIPRFAFEKFREADPRLTTQMKSVGEVMAIGRTFQESFQKALRGLEVGVDGLDEKTTNRDEVIRQIGEAGPDRIWYVGDAFRLGMTREEVFEETSIDPWFLAQIEQIVLKEKALAGRTLASLSKEELYFLKQSGFSDRRLAKLLGATQTDVRRRRIELNVRPVYKRVDTCAAEFATKTAYMYSTYEEECEAQPTDKKKIMVLGGGPNRIGQGIEFDYCCVHAALAMREDGYETIMVNCNPETVSTDYDTSDRLYFEPLTLEDVLEIVDKEKPLGVIVQYGGQTPLKLALDLEANGVPIVGTSPDMIDAAEDRERFQKLLQDLNLRQPPNRTARTEDEALKLADEIGYPLVVRPSYVLGGRAMEIVHEPRDLERYMREAVKVSNDSPVLLDRFLNDAIECDVDCISDGEAVFIGGVMEHIEQAGVHSGDSACSLPPYSLSQETVAELKRQTAAMAKALNVVGLMNVQFAIQQVPQDDGSKRDVIYVLEVNPRASRTVPYVSKATSLPLAKIAARAMVGQKLAEQGVTREVVPPYFSVKEAVFPFVKFPTVDPVLGPEMRSTGEVMGVGKTFGEALFKSQLAAGSRLPESGTVLLTVMDADKPKAVEVARMLHELGYPIVATRGTAAAIQAAGVPVKVVNKVKDGRPHIVDMIKNGEIALVFTTVDETRSAIADSRSIRMSAQANKVTYYTTMSGARAAVEGLRYLKNLEVYDLQGLHARLN
- a CDS encoding MFS transporter, yielding MSPAQLRVFVLFSAGYFVSYVFRGVNLGFAPLITRELGLSAADLGLLTSLYFLGFAGAQIPAGVLLDHYGARRVTAGMLLFAAAGVWVFGAAQGVAGMMAGRLLIGVGVSVCLGAAFKALAQHYPQARLPLMNGLVMAVGGLGGVAVGSPLTWLLTFAGWRMVCIGLGVLTVGVSVALWLGAPEVHDPRHRQGGLVNQFKGTWHIMRSAAFWRMASFSVVTQGVFYAMQSLWVGAWLRDVGRFTGPSAAALVSVLGFAMMAGCVGFGAAARSLERRGVSLHAFCGIGMALFVVTQVLIVCDAPLPAGFLWAAYGFFGGTGILSYAVMARHFPAHLIGRANTTLTLVIFLLIFGFQIGVGAVLSHWPETGGHYPRAAHLAAWGILIALQIASAVWYVLPGPAMAESAALSAERQF